In Chiloscyllium punctatum isolate Juve2018m chromosome 26, sChiPun1.3, whole genome shotgun sequence, the sequence CCACAGATATACAAGATGCTAGTCAAAGTCAGTTGCAGAGTTGTGTAACAAAAGAACTAATGTGGGAATATGAAGAAATCTTAAAAATTACTCATCTAAAAAAGGCAAGACCTGTAACATGGTGGAAACAATGATATAATTCAAACAAGAATTGGGTACACATTTGAGACAGAATATTTACAAGATCATGGGGAAAAAGTGGGATTAGTTAGATAATTCTTTTAAAGAGCTGGCACAAGCACAATGAACCCATTGAGTTGAGTATGTTCTAAAATGAGTGTAAAGATACAAGTAAATTTGAAAATCCAAGTGattattaaaaaaaatgaaatttgtATAAATGGCTCAGACATGGTTTATGCAAATACACTTAGGAAGCATTCATTAGATAGttgaaaaaaaattttaaaaatacaacGTCAGATGACAGTTTCAACTTTAGGGCCTCCAGCCAATAAATACATTAAAAAAGCTGACATATCCAGATATCAGAGGTCCACAAAAATCAGTTTGAATACAAAAAACTTCATATAATTCAGACTTGCTTCGTCAAGTCATCAGAAgagctggatcttgttcccacttCAATCTGAAAGTTAATATTGATCAAGTTAAGGAGATTAGGTTGGCTTTCCTGTCTTTCTTGCAACACAAACCCAACAGTGTTTTTTAAGATTCTGTGGAACTtgctggttttaaaaaaaaaatctttctagATTAACATTAAATCTGCAATTTATACTTCAGTTACCTACATTGTTAGTGTTAGCAGCACCTGACTCAACCGCTTAGAGCTGCATCTCTGCTGCCCCATTAGTAAGAGGGATACTACACTCTGAAGCAAGATATTTTAGATTGGCATACATATGTATTCTGTAGCTCAGATATTTGCTTTAGCACAAAGCTACCAAAAGTCAAGGCGCCAATGACAacaaaggatttttttaaaaattagagtaCAGGGAAGCACATCTGGAACTAAATACCCTAGCATAATAAAACTTCACTCAAGTTAATAGGAACACCATGCCAGTGACCTGTCTATATCTGAGATGAAGAATGATCTATTCGACAACACAAATGAATCAAGTCCTGGGGAACATCAGTAAAATTCATACACAATACTCAAAGTCCATGCATCTATTCAGTGTTTGAGGAGCGCACAAAATTCCTGGTCATATGGTTAccaaaacaaaaaacaaacttTAAAATCTAAACAAATAATTATTATACATATAGCTATCATGTGCCATTCTACACAAAGAGATTTTGGCTTTAGAGGGAAATAGACAAGAGATTTTAAAGTCTGTTTTTCTTTCTAAAATTATCGAAGAGCCTGGCCTTCAGCCAGTTTGTTTTGCTGAACAAATTGTTTATAACGGTCTCTTCCACAAGTGTTGCAGGGGGTCCCATATTGAATACCAGGAAGAGTCAGAAAACAGCTGCAACTCTCTAATGACAGAAACTGACTCAAAATCCTGAAGATCCAAAATGCTTAGTGAACCAAAAGTTGGTTTGCAGAAAGTCTTTGCAAGTGGCTTTGTTCATGTAGGAAGCAAGCAGAAGTCCAGAAGGAAAAAAAATCCATGAGGAATTCTGCTtcacagtgcagtactgattTAATTTTCACCCAAAGTGATTGCACTGTTAACTACTCAGTTGTAATTCCTGCAGAATCAGTTTCATCTGAGCGGAAACTCCGTTATATATTGGTGAGGAATACGAATAGTAACAATCTGCTTTAGCTTCTCTCTGGCTCAAGTTCTATTTCAGGCCTCCATATCTGCAAACTTTCGTTTACCATAGCTCTGAACCAGATTGGAAGTGGTGATCTGCTCGGCCTGCCCCTTCTCCCACTTCTGAAACTCATTCAAGCCTCTTTGACCAGCCTGGAACAGTTCTCGCTCGAGCTCGTCCAGGTGAGCCACAAGTGATGATGTGTCCTCATTGTATGCATTCTGGGAGGAATCCATGATCCGACGAAAGCGGGTGACAAAAGTCTGTGCCAAGAATAAATTTTAATTAACAGTACAATACAGGAATAGCATGCTTAAGCAGTTTCATGTGATGATCACACAAATcctgaccagaaaaaaaaagtgattggACAATATCCCCAGCCAAGtatgcattgaaactacactgCAATTAAGTGCCTGTGATCACTTCTAACGATTTAATTTGTATTAGATGCCAGAATGAGTAAAATTTGTTTTTCAGAAGACCGCTGTAACTTTGCTGATTTACAGCAAGCAAATCTTGTGAGCAAAGTTCCAGTTAGAGATACTGCTACTAACTGAAATCAGTAAAAATTTTAAAAGATAGAGTTTTGCTGCAGAAAAACTGAAGTGCTGTTATCATTAAAAATGATACCTTCCAACATAAATCATGCATTCAATACAATGCTAGAACTATGGACCATAGTACCCAACTGATTGgaacaacagaaaaaaaaaacaaatttggcAACACAATGACAGCAGGAATATCTAGTTCCAAATAAAACAATTTTGGGAACTCACAAACCACTATTAGTATAAAAACATCTTCCAGATGCCTACTCATTCCTTATCATGGAttacagaggagcaggaaagctgcagaaagacttgTACATAGCAGAAAAGCCCCTACCCTCCTTTATTAGTTTCAGAGTACTGTAGAGGGAGAGCTTAGGAACTATGCTAGTGTTCCTGCCTTTTGGAATGAAGTCTGTGTACTTAATGTTTTTTTCCTTTAATCAGTAATTCCAACTTTTAGGATACGGGATAAGATGCATTATGAAGTCAGATGCTGACATGACAAATACATGCATATTAAAGTGTTCCATGTCAAATTGATATTGCTCTCAATACAGAGTCAAAGCTGCGGTTCAAGATTCCTTAAGGACTTAAGCCTTTAATCTAGATTGTAacatttcttcagaactgctGTTTTGTCAATGTCAAAGGTGCCATCAAGGCAATATTAAACCATCATCTTGCCTGTTCTAGCAACTCAGCTGTACCT encodes:
- the LOC140453192 gene encoding DNA replication complex GINS protein PSF3 isoform X8 codes for the protein MPRAESYLPVPPGGLEENFFSLDDILMTQEKVPCRTLMLLPRLGFLDKSSEADLIPETFVTRFRRIMDSSQNAYNEDTSSLVAHLDELERELFQAGQRGLNEFQKWEKGQAEQITTSNLVQSYGKRKFADMEA